Proteins encoded in a region of the Zea mays cultivar B73 chromosome 4, Zm-B73-REFERENCE-NAM-5.0, whole genome shotgun sequence genome:
- the LOC100276198 gene encoding uncharacterized protein LOC100276198 precursor: protein MAATLHLHLLVTLLFVATLTVASVADDSPPAPTPPAPPQPTAYQMLERYNFTQGILPQGVTGYVLNADGSFEVYLPADCSFRAGSMRVQYSSRVAGHIQPLSITSLEGVKVKVLFSWVGVKQVDRDGDQLRFSAGPMSKSFPIDTFANSPQCS from the coding sequence ATGGCCGCCACTTTGCATCTCCACCTCCTCGTGACCCTTCTTTTCGTCGCCACTCTCACCGTGGCCTCTGTTGCCGACGACTCGCCGCCGGCACCCACACCACCGGCACCGCCGCAGCCGACCGCGTACCAGATGCTGGAGCGGTACAACTTCACGCAGGGCATCCTGCCGCAGGGCGTGACGGGGTACGTCCTCAACGCCGACGGCTCCTTCGAGGTGTACCTCCCGGCGGACTGCAGCTTCCGCGCCGGCAGCATGCGGGTCCAGTACAGCAGCCGCGTCGCCGGCCACATTCAGCCGCTGTCCATCACATCCCTGGAGGGAGTGAAGGTGAAGGTGCTGTTCTCGTGGGTCGGCGTCAAGCAGGTCGACCGCGACGGCGACCAGCTCCGTTTCTCCGCCGGCCCTATGTCGAAATCGTTCCCCATCGACACATTTGCCAACAGCCCCCAATGCAGCTGA